In the genome of Massilia sp. PAMC28688, one region contains:
- a CDS encoding YXWGXW repeat-containing protein, which produces MKRSLTLAAALTLGAAAFMPLPSLAQTGVGITINSAPPTPRYESIPAPRAGYVWAPGYWNWNGNRHVWVAGHWEVARRGYEYQRSEWVRDNDRWRLDRGGWYQVPDRDDDSVGIAPPRPRYERVPRARPGYVWVPGYWNWRANRHEWIRGSWKRERPGYMYEAPRWVENNGRWHLEEGSWVRMRDRDRDGIPDRLERRDLDRDGVPDMRDRDRDNDGIRNRSDADRDGDGVRNENDRYPDDSRRD; this is translated from the coding sequence ATGAAACGCAGCCTTACACTAGCAGCAGCACTGACCCTCGGCGCGGCCGCCTTCATGCCGTTGCCGTCGCTGGCCCAAACTGGCGTTGGCATCACCATCAATTCGGCGCCACCGACCCCACGCTACGAAAGTATTCCAGCACCGCGCGCGGGCTATGTATGGGCGCCGGGCTACTGGAACTGGAACGGCAATCGCCACGTATGGGTCGCAGGGCATTGGGAAGTAGCGCGCCGTGGTTATGAATACCAGCGTTCCGAATGGGTGCGTGACAATGACCGCTGGCGCCTGGACCGGGGCGGGTGGTACCAGGTGCCGGACCGGGACGATGACAGCGTCGGCATCGCACCGCCACGGCCGCGCTACGAGCGTGTGCCCCGGGCGCGTCCCGGCTACGTCTGGGTGCCGGGTTACTGGAACTGGCGCGCCAATCGCCACGAGTGGATTCGCGGCAGCTGGAAGCGTGAACGTCCAGGCTACATGTATGAGGCACCGCGCTGGGTGGAGAACAACGGCCGCTGGCATCTGGAAGAAGGCAGCTGGGTGCGCATGCGTGACCGCGACCGCGACGGCATACCCGACCGGCTGGAACGCCGGGACCTGGACCGGGACGGCGTGCCGGACATGCGTGACCGCGACCGCGATAACGACGGCATCAGAAACCGCAGCGATGCTGACCGCGATGGCGACGGCGTGCGCAACGAGAACGACCGCTATCCTGACGATTCGCGACGCGATTAA